The proteins below are encoded in one region of Rhizobium sp. 9140:
- the murG gene encoding undecaprenyldiphospho-muramoylpentapeptide beta-N-acetylglucosaminyltransferase has translation MTKGIVMLAAGGTGGHLFPAEALAHELAALDFTVHLITDHRAERYAGSFPAEGIHVVRSATIGSRNPVKVASSLWQLWSGMREARTVLKAVKPQVVVGFGGYPTVPPLLAASRLRIPTIIHEQNAVMGRANKGLAGRVTAIAGGFLPETDGRYAKKTVTTGNPVRPAVLEAAEVPYAASGPGEAFRLVVFGGSQGAQFFSKAIPSAVALLEPELRARLHVTQQARPEDLDGARTAMSKFELTAEISPFFTDMAGRIAAAHLLVCRSGASTVSEIAVIGRPSILVPYPFALDHDQSANAAALAETGAARLVPQKDLTPEVLANFIRDAMNNPESMAAMATSAKAAGRPDAARLLAGMVEAIASGQTIAQFKEKRS, from the coding sequence TTGACCAAGGGCATCGTCATGCTAGCCGCCGGAGGTACCGGCGGCCATCTTTTTCCAGCCGAGGCGCTCGCGCACGAACTGGCCGCGCTGGACTTTACGGTTCACCTCATCACCGACCACCGTGCCGAGCGCTATGCGGGTTCGTTCCCGGCCGAGGGAATCCATGTCGTCCGCTCCGCCACGATCGGGTCGCGTAACCCGGTGAAGGTCGCGTCCTCGCTCTGGCAATTGTGGAGCGGCATGCGCGAGGCACGGACCGTCCTCAAAGCGGTAAAGCCGCAGGTGGTCGTGGGCTTCGGTGGGTATCCGACCGTGCCGCCGCTTCTCGCTGCCAGCCGACTGCGTATCCCCACCATCATTCATGAGCAGAACGCCGTGATGGGCCGCGCCAACAAGGGCCTTGCAGGGCGCGTCACGGCCATTGCCGGCGGTTTCCTGCCGGAAACGGACGGGCGCTATGCGAAGAAGACGGTGACGACAGGCAATCCGGTGCGTCCCGCCGTGCTCGAAGCCGCCGAGGTTCCCTATGCGGCATCCGGCCCGGGTGAGGCGTTCCGTCTCGTCGTGTTCGGCGGCAGCCAGGGCGCGCAGTTCTTCTCCAAGGCCATTCCGTCGGCCGTCGCGCTGCTGGAGCCCGAGCTTCGCGCCCGGTTGCACGTGACGCAGCAGGCCCGGCCGGAGGATCTTGACGGCGCCCGGACGGCGATGTCGAAATTCGAGCTGACGGCGGAAATCTCGCCCTTCTTTACGGATATGGCCGGACGGATCGCCGCCGCGCATCTGCTCGTCTGCCGTTCCGGAGCTTCCACCGTATCGGAGATTGCTGTCATCGGTCGCCCGTCCATCCTCGTGCCTTATCCCTTCGCGCTCGACCACGACCAGTCGGCAAATGCCGCCGCTCTTGCCGAGACGGGAGCCGCCCGGCTCGTGCCGCAGAAAGACCTGACGCCGGAGGTTCTGGCGAACTTCATTCGCGATGCGATGAACAACCCGGAGAGCATGGCAGCGATGGCGACCAGCGCCAAGGCCGCCGGCCGGCCGGACGCCGCGCGCTTGCTTGCCGGCATGGTAGAGGCTATTGCCAGCGGCCAGACAATTGCCCAATTCAAGGAAAAGCGCTCATGA
- the ftsW gene encoding putative lipid II flippase FtsW, whose product MVSRAERGPVADWFWTIDRFFLATFILLMGIGFMLSFAASPAVAERLGLDSFHFVKRQAAFLIPSLIVMIGLSFLTPRQVRRTAIVILAASIAMMILALFFGVEIKGSRRWFSIGPIGIQPSEFMKPAFVIVCAWLFSEHARQPEIPGNLFAILLYGIVATLLIAQPDLGQTILTTAVWGGMFFMAGMPWLWIVVLGGSAVGGLVVAYTLLPHVAGRIDRFMTGEGDTFQVDTAREAIIRGDWLGQGPGEGIIKRIIPDSHTDFIFSVAAEEFGIVFCMVIVAIFSFLVMRGLSHAFRERNDFNRFAVAGLVLQIGIQSIINVGVNLELLPAKGMTLPLISYGGSSMIAICVTAGFILALTRHRPEKRALERSLFRTGAPVAAE is encoded by the coding sequence ATGGTGAGTCGTGCGGAGCGTGGCCCGGTGGCCGACTGGTTCTGGACCATCGACAGGTTCTTCCTGGCAACGTTCATTCTGTTGATGGGCATCGGGTTCATGCTGTCCTTCGCCGCGAGCCCAGCGGTGGCCGAGCGGCTAGGTCTCGACAGCTTCCACTTCGTCAAGCGTCAGGCGGCCTTTCTTATTCCATCGCTGATCGTCATGATCGGCCTGTCGTTCCTGACGCCGCGTCAGGTGCGTCGCACGGCCATCGTCATTCTCGCCGCGTCCATCGCCATGATGATTCTGGCGCTGTTCTTCGGCGTCGAGATCAAGGGCTCGCGCCGCTGGTTCTCCATAGGCCCGATCGGCATCCAGCCGTCCGAGTTCATGAAGCCGGCCTTCGTCATCGTTTGCGCCTGGCTCTTCTCCGAACATGCCCGCCAGCCGGAAATTCCGGGCAATCTCTTTGCCATCCTGCTGTACGGCATCGTCGCCACGCTTCTCATCGCCCAGCCCGATCTCGGGCAGACCATCCTGACGACGGCCGTCTGGGGCGGCATGTTCTTCATGGCCGGAATGCCGTGGCTGTGGATCGTCGTTCTCGGCGGCTCGGCCGTCGGCGGTCTGGTCGTCGCCTACACGCTGCTTCCCCACGTGGCCGGCCGTATCGACCGGTTCATGACCGGCGAGGGCGACACGTTTCAGGTGGATACGGCGCGCGAAGCGATCATCCGCGGTGACTGGCTGGGGCAGGGTCCGGGCGAGGGCATCATCAAGCGGATCATCCCGGACAGCCATACCGACTTCATCTTCTCGGTTGCGGCCGAGGAGTTCGGCATCGTGTTCTGCATGGTCATCGTCGCCATCTTCTCGTTCCTCGTCATGCGCGGCCTCAGCCATGCGTTCCGCGAGCGCAACGACTTCAACCGCTTCGCCGTCGCCGGCCTCGTGCTGCAGATCGGCATCCAGTCGATCATCAATGTCGGGGTCAATCTCGAACTGCTTCCGGCCAAGGGCATGACACTGCCGCTGATTTCCTACGGAGGTTCCTCGATGATCGCGATCTGCGTCACCGCCGGCTTCATTCTGGCTCTCACCCGTCACCGTCCGGAAAAGCGCGCTCTGGAGCGCAGCCTGTTCCGCACCGGTGCGCCTGTCGCGGCGGAATAG
- a CDS encoding D-alanine--D-alanine ligase — MSGKHVAVLMGGFSSERPVSLSSGAACADALEAFGYRVTRIDVERDIATVLGALRPDVAFNALHGPFGEDGTIQGILEYLEIPYTHSGVLASSLSMDKGQAKIVAKAAGIPVAEAKVMDRHDFGQDHPIPTPYVVKPVREGSSFGVVIVQKDQSHPPQIITSSEWRYGDLVMVERYIPGREFTCGVMGGEALGVTEIIPQGHAFYDFDAKYVAGGSQHVIPAEILPNIYQNIQRLAVAAHHAMGCRGVSRSDFRLDESAPGEGELIWLEINTQPGMTPTSLVPEMAVHAGHSFGEFLSWIVEDASCLR; from the coding sequence ATGAGTGGCAAACACGTCGCAGTGCTGATGGGAGGCTTTTCGTCGGAACGGCCGGTCAGCCTGTCTTCGGGCGCCGCCTGTGCCGATGCCCTCGAAGCCTTCGGCTATCGCGTCACCCGCATCGATGTCGAGCGGGATATTGCGACGGTTCTCGGCGCCCTGCGCCCGGATGTGGCGTTCAACGCGTTGCACGGCCCCTTCGGCGAAGATGGCACGATTCAGGGTATTCTGGAATATCTCGAGATTCCCTACACGCATTCCGGCGTGCTGGCCTCGTCGCTCTCCATGGACAAGGGTCAGGCAAAGATTGTCGCAAAGGCGGCTGGCATTCCCGTCGCCGAGGCGAAAGTCATGGATCGGCACGATTTCGGCCAGGATCATCCGATCCCCACGCCCTACGTGGTCAAGCCTGTGCGCGAAGGGTCGAGCTTCGGCGTCGTCATCGTCCAGAAGGACCAGTCGCATCCGCCGCAGATCATCACCTCCAGCGAATGGCGCTATGGCGATCTGGTCATGGTCGAGCGGTATATTCCCGGACGGGAGTTCACCTGCGGCGTCATGGGCGGCGAAGCGCTCGGCGTGACGGAGATCATTCCGCAGGGTCATGCCTTCTACGACTTCGATGCGAAATATGTGGCCGGTGGCTCGCAGCATGTCATTCCGGCGGAAATTTTACCGAATATTTACCAAAACATTCAAAGACTGGCCGTTGCGGCACATCATGCGATGGGGTGCCGTGGTGTCAGCCGCTCCGACTTCCGCCTTGACGAAAGCGCACCCGGAGAGGGTGAGCTGATCTGGCTCGAAATCAACACGCAGCCGGGCATGACCCCGACATCGCTGGTTCCTGAGATGGCGGTTCATGCCGGCCATTCCTTTGGTGAGTTCCTCAGTTGGATCGTGGAGGATGCGTCGTGTTTGCGTTGA
- a CDS encoding MFS transporter: MSNAISPVSSKADVLDARATNSPARVLLASLVGTTIEFFDFYVYATAAVLVFPTLFFPNTDPTTALLASFATFSIAFFARPLGAVVFGHYGDRVGRKTTLVAALLTMGISTVIIGLLPTYESIGVLAPLLLALCRFGQGFGLGGEWGGAVLLATENAPEGKKSWYGMFPQLGAPVGLFLSSGVFWLLLHVMSQEALLSWGWRVPFIASILLIAVGLWVRLSITETPAFQKAIDSHERVQVPVVELFRNHKRSLVLGTFVALATFVLFYIGSAYLLSYNIKVLKLPFVDALEIQLLGAVLFGIFIPIAGKLAERFGRREILIGVTVLIGVFSFFLPGLLTSGEASVVLFVVIGMALMGITYGLIGTALAAPFPTNVRYTGSSITFNFAGIFGASLAPYIATYLQATYGMTAVGYYVLFAAVITLVCILLSGKHEV; encoded by the coding sequence ATGAGCAACGCGATATCTCCGGTATCGTCGAAGGCAGATGTCTTGGACGCACGCGCTACCAATTCCCCGGCTCGCGTGCTCCTGGCGAGCCTCGTCGGCACCACCATCGAATTCTTCGACTTCTACGTCTACGCAACGGCTGCCGTCCTGGTGTTTCCGACGCTGTTTTTCCCGAACACCGACCCGACGACGGCGCTGCTGGCATCGTTTGCCACCTTTTCCATCGCCTTCTTCGCCCGCCCGCTCGGCGCGGTCGTTTTCGGCCATTATGGAGACCGCGTCGGCCGCAAGACGACGCTGGTCGCAGCCCTTCTGACGATGGGCATCTCCACCGTCATCATCGGCCTTCTCCCAACCTACGAATCGATCGGCGTTCTTGCACCGCTGCTTCTGGCTCTGTGCCGGTTCGGTCAGGGCTTCGGCCTCGGCGGTGAGTGGGGCGGTGCCGTTCTGCTGGCGACGGAAAATGCGCCTGAAGGCAAGAAGAGCTGGTACGGCATGTTCCCGCAGCTCGGCGCGCCCGTCGGCCTCTTCCTCTCCTCCGGCGTCTTCTGGCTGCTGCTACATGTCATGTCGCAGGAAGCGCTGCTGAGCTGGGGCTGGCGCGTGCCGTTCATCGCCTCGATCCTGCTGATCGCTGTCGGCCTCTGGGTTCGCCTGTCCATCACTGAAACACCGGCGTTCCAGAAGGCCATCGACAGCCATGAACGCGTTCAGGTTCCTGTGGTCGAACTCTTCCGCAACCACAAGCGGAGCCTCGTTCTCGGCACCTTCGTTGCGCTGGCCACCTTCGTGCTGTTCTACATCGGCTCGGCCTATCTCTTGTCCTACAACATCAAGGTTCTGAAGCTGCCCTTCGTCGATGCGCTCGAAATCCAGCTGCTCGGCGCCGTTCTCTTCGGCATCTTCATCCCCATCGCCGGCAAGCTCGCAGAACGTTTCGGCCGCCGCGAGATCCTGATCGGCGTCACGGTGCTGATCGGCGTCTTCTCCTTCTTTCTGCCGGGCCTTCTGACCAGCGGCGAAGCGAGTGTCGTTCTGTTCGTCGTCATCGGCATGGCGCTGATGGGCATCACCTACGGCCTGATCGGAACGGCGCTCGCCGCCCCCTTCCCGACCAATGTGCGCTACACCGGCTCGTCGATCACCTTCAACTTCGCCGGCATCTTCGGCGCCTCGCTCGCGCCCTATATCGCCACCTACCTGCAGGCGACCTACGGCATGACCGCCGTCGGCTACTACGTGTTGTTCGCAGCCGTCATAACGCTCGTCTGCATCCTGCTGTCAGGCAAGCACGAGGTCTGA
- the mraY gene encoding phospho-N-acetylmuramoyl-pentapeptide-transferase has protein sequence MLIWLVELADHFQFFNLFRYITFRTGAALFTSAMIVFLFGPKMISSLRVRQGRGQPIRADGPQTHFKKAGTPTMGGLMILAGIVVSSLLWADLSSVYVVSTLLVTLGFGAIGFYDDYLKVTKQSDKGFSGKARLAIEFAVAAIAVFFMMRSAISAGTAGSTFGSSLTFPFLKDFTLNLGYFFILFGGFVIVGAGNAVNLTDGLDGLAIVPVMIAAASFGVIAYLAGNAVFANYLQIHFVPGTGELAVILGAVIGAGLGFLWFNAPPAAIFMGDTGSLALGGLIGTVAVATKHEIVMVIIGGLFVMETLSVIIQVFWFKRTGRRVFLMAPIHHHFEKKGWTESQVVIRFWIIAVILAMVGLSTLKLR, from the coding sequence ATGCTCATCTGGCTTGTCGAACTGGCGGACCATTTCCAGTTTTTCAATCTGTTCCGGTACATCACGTTCCGCACCGGCGCGGCGCTCTTCACCTCCGCAATGATCGTCTTCCTGTTCGGGCCGAAGATGATTTCGTCGCTGCGCGTGCGACAGGGCCGTGGACAGCCGATCCGTGCCGATGGACCGCAGACGCACTTCAAGAAGGCGGGAACGCCGACCATGGGCGGCCTGATGATCCTTGCCGGCATCGTCGTATCGTCGCTGCTCTGGGCCGACCTGTCCAGCGTTTACGTGGTCTCAACCTTGCTCGTCACGCTCGGCTTCGGCGCTATCGGTTTTTATGACGACTATCTCAAGGTGACGAAGCAGTCGGACAAGGGGTTCTCCGGCAAGGCGCGTCTGGCTATCGAGTTCGCGGTCGCTGCCATTGCCGTGTTCTTCATGATGCGGTCGGCGATATCGGCAGGCACGGCCGGCTCCACCTTCGGCTCATCGCTGACATTCCCCTTCCTCAAGGATTTCACGCTTAACCTCGGCTATTTCTTCATCCTGTTCGGCGGCTTTGTCATCGTCGGGGCCGGCAATGCCGTGAACCTGACGGACGGGCTCGACGGTCTCGCCATCGTCCCGGTGATGATCGCTGCGGCGTCCTTCGGTGTCATCGCCTATCTCGCCGGCAATGCGGTGTTCGCCAACTACCTGCAGATCCATTTCGTGCCGGGTACCGGCGAGCTGGCCGTCATTCTCGGGGCGGTCATCGGTGCCGGTCTCGGGTTCCTGTGGTTCAATGCGCCGCCGGCCGCCATCTTCATGGGCGACACCGGCTCTCTGGCGCTCGGCGGTCTCATCGGCACCGTTGCCGTCGCCACCAAGCACGAGATCGTCATGGTCATCATCGGCGGCCTGTTCGTCATGGAGACGCTGTCCGTCATCATCCAGGTCTTCTGGTTCAAGCGCACCGGCCGCCGCGTGTTCCTCATGGCGCCCATCCACCACCATTTCGAGAAGAAGGGCTGGACGGAAAGCCAGGTCGTTATCCGCTTCTGGATCATCGCCGTCATCCTGGCCATGGTCGGCCTGTCCACGCTGAAGCTGCGGTAA
- the murB gene encoding UDP-N-acetylmuramate dehydrogenase, translating into MKQVDGTKLLASLGEGVNALRGRLTPNAPMDRVTWFRAGGLAELMFQPHDVDDLVTFLKLVPEEVPVMVAGVGSNLLVRDGGIPGVVIRLSAKGFGDVELVGENRVKAGAICPDKNLAAMTLDHGIGGFFFYYGIPGTVGGALRMNAGANGGETRERVVEVHAIDRQGEKHVLSNTDMGYSYRHSSAPKELIFTHTVFEGYPEDKAKIRADMDAVRQHRETVQPIREKTGGSTFKNPEGHSAWKLIDEAGCRGMMIGGAQMSPMHCNFMINTGQASGYELEYLGETVRQRVMEHSGVKLEWEIKRIGKFMAGYEVREFLGRAMA; encoded by the coding sequence ATGAAACAGGTCGACGGAACAAAGCTGCTCGCATCTCTTGGCGAGGGCGTCAACGCGCTTCGGGGACGGCTGACGCCGAATGCGCCCATGGACCGCGTGACCTGGTTCCGCGCCGGCGGGCTGGCCGAACTGATGTTCCAGCCGCATGACGTCGATGATCTCGTGACCTTTCTGAAGCTCGTTCCGGAAGAGGTTCCGGTCATGGTAGCCGGCGTCGGTTCCAACCTGCTGGTGCGCGACGGCGGTATTCCCGGTGTCGTGATCCGTCTCTCGGCCAAAGGTTTCGGCGATGTCGAGCTTGTGGGCGAGAACCGCGTCAAGGCCGGCGCCATCTGCCCGGACAAGAACCTCGCCGCCATGACGCTTGATCACGGGATCGGCGGTTTCTTCTTCTATTACGGTATTCCCGGCACGGTCGGCGGCGCATTGCGGATGAACGCTGGCGCGAATGGCGGCGAGACGCGCGAGCGGGTGGTCGAAGTGCATGCCATCGACCGGCAGGGCGAGAAGCACGTGTTGAGCAATACCGACATGGGCTACAGCTACCGGCATTCGAGCGCGCCCAAGGAACTGATCTTCACGCATACCGTGTTCGAGGGCTATCCCGAGGACAAGGCGAAAATCCGCGCCGATATGGATGCGGTGCGCCAGCACCGGGAGACCGTTCAGCCGATCCGCGAGAAGACGGGCGGTTCGACCTTCAAGAATCCGGAAGGGCATTCCGCCTGGAAGCTGATCGACGAAGCCGGCTGCCGCGGCATGATGATCGGCGGCGCCCAGATGTCGCCGATGCACTGCAACTTCATGATCAATACGGGGCAGGCGAGCGGCTACGAACTTGAATATCTAGGCGAAACCGTTCGCCAGCGCGTGATGGAGCATTCCGGCGTCAAGCTAGAGTGGGAGATCAAGCGGATCGGCAAGTTTATGGCCGGTTATGAGGTGCGGGAGTTTCTGGGTCGGGCGATGGCGTGA
- the murC gene encoding UDP-N-acetylmuramate--L-alanine ligase produces the protein MKLPQTIGLVHFIGIGGIGMSGIAEVLHNLGHRVQGSDQSESANVQRLREKGIEVFVGHKAENLGESEVVVVSTAIKKTNPELIAAREKLLPVVRRAEMLAELMRFRSSIAIGGTHGKTTTTSMVAALLEAGGLDPTVINGGIINAYGTNARMGAGEWMVVEADESDGTFLKLPADVAVVTNIDPEHLDHYGTFDQVRAAFRQFVENVPFYGFGVMCLDHPEVQTMVSKIEDRKVITYGENPQADVRFFNIRMDGATSIFDVAIRRRRTGQLIELKDLRLPMPGRHNVSNATAAIAVANRLGMNSEDIAKGLAAFGGVKRRFTFTGEWNNVRIYDDYGHHPVEIKAVLRAAREACQGRIIAVHQPHRFSRLQSLFEDFAACFNDADTILLSPVYSAGEEPIEGITSQELVSRIKAGGHRDARYVEGPEALAPLVSTIAQPGDFVVLLGAGSITYWAAALPKELADITGQGTGQDA, from the coding sequence ATGAAACTGCCGCAGACGATCGGCCTCGTCCATTTCATCGGTATCGGCGGGATCGGGATGAGCGGCATTGCGGAGGTGCTGCACAATCTCGGCCACCGCGTTCAGGGTTCCGACCAATCCGAAAGCGCCAACGTTCAGAGGTTGCGGGAGAAGGGCATCGAGGTCTTCGTCGGCCACAAGGCGGAAAACCTTGGCGAGTCGGAAGTCGTCGTCGTGTCCACGGCGATCAAGAAGACCAATCCGGAACTGATCGCGGCGCGCGAAAAGCTGCTGCCCGTCGTGCGCCGCGCCGAGATGCTGGCCGAACTCATGCGTTTCCGCAGTTCGATCGCCATCGGCGGCACGCACGGCAAGACGACCACCACGTCTATGGTCGCCGCCCTCCTTGAAGCCGGCGGTCTCGACCCGACCGTAATCAATGGCGGCATCATCAATGCCTATGGCACCAATGCCCGCATGGGTGCCGGGGAATGGATGGTGGTCGAAGCCGACGAATCGGACGGCACGTTCCTCAAGCTTCCCGCCGACGTGGCCGTGGTCACCAATATCGACCCGGAGCATCTCGACCATTACGGGACGTTCGACCAGGTGCGGGCCGCGTTTCGCCAATTTGTCGAAAACGTACCGTTCTACGGCTTCGGGGTGATGTGTCTCGATCATCCCGAGGTCCAGACGATGGTCTCCAAGATCGAGGATCGCAAGGTCATCACTTATGGCGAAAACCCGCAGGCGGACGTTCGGTTCTTCAACATCCGCATGGACGGTGCCACCTCGATTTTCGACGTCGCCATTCGCCGTCGCCGTACGGGCCAGCTAATCGAGTTGAAGGACCTGCGCCTGCCGATGCCCGGCCGCCACAACGTCTCCAACGCGACGGCCGCCATCGCGGTCGCAAACCGGCTCGGCATGAACTCCGAGGATATCGCCAAGGGCCTTGCGGCCTTCGGCGGCGTCAAGCGGCGCTTCACCTTTACCGGCGAGTGGAACAACGTCCGGATCTACGACGACTACGGCCACCACCCGGTCGAGATCAAGGCGGTGCTGCGCGCCGCGCGGGAGGCCTGCCAGGGCCGAATCATCGCGGTGCATCAGCCGCACCGGTTCTCGCGCCTTCAGAGCCTGTTCGAGGATTTCGCGGCCTGCTTCAACGATGCCGATACGATTCTTCTGTCGCCCGTCTACTCGGCCGGCGAGGAGCCGATCGAGGGGATCACCTCGCAGGAGCTGGTTTCCCGCATCAAAGCCGGCGGACATCGCGATGCCCGCTACGTCGAAGGGCCGGAAGCCCTTGCGCCGCTCGTCTCCACCATTGCACAACCCGGTGACTTCGTGGTTCTTTTGGGCGCCGGCAGCATTACCTACTGGGCTGCGGCGCTGCCAAAGGAATTGGCCGACATCACAGGGCAGGGGACAGGACAGGACGCATGA
- the murD gene encoding UDP-N-acetylmuramoyl-L-alanine--D-glutamate ligase, with protein sequence MIPVTTLNGHHVALFGLGGSGLATARALVAGGATVTAWDDNAGGVAKAAAEGIGTGDLREADWSLFAAFVLSPGVPLTHPKPHWTVDLARAAGVEVIGDVELFSRERRALFPEAPLIAITGTNGKSTTTALIAHILAASGRDTQLGGNIGTAVLTLDPLAKDRFYVVECSSYQIDLTPSLEPTAGILLNLTPDHIDRHGTMENYAAIKERLVAASQTAIIGVDDVWCEAIADRVALAGRPVIRIARHRSLGDGYFAEDAAVMRAEAGHAEVYADLSGIATLRGSHNGQNAAAAIAACLAVGVSKAEILSGLQSFPGLKHRMQPVATVGDVTFVNDSKATNAEAAAPALSSFERIYWIAGGVPKEGGITSLSPYFLRIAKAYLIGQAADDFAATLGDAVPFARSETLEKAVAAAAADAARDGLPAAVLLSPACASFDQYKNFEMRGDAFVAHVAALPGVTMLI encoded by the coding sequence ATGATCCCCGTCACCACGCTCAACGGCCATCACGTCGCCCTCTTCGGTCTCGGAGGCTCCGGGCTCGCCACCGCGCGCGCGCTGGTTGCCGGCGGAGCGACCGTGACGGCGTGGGACGACAATGCCGGGGGCGTGGCGAAGGCCGCTGCCGAGGGTATCGGCACCGGCGACCTGCGGGAGGCCGACTGGTCGCTCTTTGCGGCCTTCGTTCTGTCGCCCGGCGTGCCGCTGACGCATCCGAAACCACACTGGACGGTCGATCTCGCGCGCGCGGCGGGGGTGGAGGTCATCGGCGACGTCGAGCTGTTTTCGCGCGAGCGGCGGGCTCTGTTTCCAGAGGCGCCGCTGATCGCCATCACAGGAACCAACGGCAAATCCACGACCACGGCGCTGATCGCGCATATCCTTGCCGCCAGCGGCCGGGATACGCAGCTTGGCGGCAATATCGGCACCGCGGTGCTGACGCTCGATCCACTGGCGAAAGATCGGTTCTACGTGGTCGAGTGCTCGTCCTACCAGATCGACCTGACGCCGTCGCTGGAGCCGACCGCCGGCATTCTTCTCAACCTTACGCCCGACCATATCGACCGGCACGGGACCATGGAAAACTATGCGGCGATCAAGGAACGCCTCGTCGCCGCGAGCCAGACCGCCATCATCGGCGTGGACGATGTGTGGTGCGAAGCCATTGCGGACCGCGTGGCGCTCGCCGGTCGTCCCGTCATCCGAATCGCCCGCCACCGGTCGCTTGGCGATGGATATTTCGCCGAGGACGCCGCCGTGATGCGCGCCGAGGCCGGCCATGCGGAGGTCTACGCCGATCTCTCCGGCATCGCGACGTTGCGGGGCAGTCATAACGGACAGAACGCGGCCGCGGCGATTGCCGCCTGCCTTGCCGTCGGCGTGTCGAAAGCCGAGATCCTATCGGGGCTTCAGTCTTTCCCCGGGCTGAAGCATCGCATGCAGCCGGTTGCGACCGTCGGAGACGTCACGTTCGTCAATGACAGCAAGGCGACGAATGCCGAGGCTGCGGCCCCGGCCTTGTCGAGCTTCGAGCGGATCTACTGGATTGCCGGCGGTGTGCCCAAGGAAGGCGGCATCACGTCGCTTTCTCCTTATTTTCTCAGAATTGCGAAAGCCTACCTGATCGGTCAGGCTGCGGACGATTTCGCGGCGACGCTTGGCGATGCCGTTCCGTTCGCGCGTTCGGAAACGCTGGAGAAGGCCGTGGCGGCTGCGGCGGCCGATGCGGCACGGGACGGGCTGCCGGCAGCTGTTCTGCTATCACCGGCTTGCGCAAGCTTCGACCAGTACAAGAACTTCGAGATGCGCGGGGATGCATTCGTGGCTCACGTGGCCGCACTTCCCGGCGTGACCATGCTGATTTGA